Proteins co-encoded in one uncultured Draconibacterium sp. genomic window:
- a CDS encoding tetratricopeptide repeat protein, protein MGKRMLSHKVHLTHCLLLIAFVFASFSSSAQNNKIDSLRYQANSTSDISDKVDSYIDLGEIYTSQNIDSAILYIRKASVIAKNNKLPIKLAESYIQLGDLYRKNQVSDSSMYCLQKAYDIGIEEKNYDLQLESLNKIGYNYYKKGKYTEAYNSYTKAQKIIDKTSKPELKAKLFNNLALWNKAHNNSSIALEYFQEALQISEKNKDLKAVGIVSSNIGLLYESLDKTDEALEYLEKSLSIQNKRHDKVRESYVHNNIGLVYENLQEYDKALEHYRQSLQLKEEAHIKKGIDLLYNNIAIIFKKQGLVDSASFYGNKSLSIRIANNNKLGEARTRTLLGQTYLLQGNTKKAEKELTKALQLAQNLKDLSFLQNLHSSLFNLYMNNKEYEKAIDHLLKANAYKDQIFNIEKEKNIAAIDAKYNLLNTESENIKLSHEIDLNKSKLKRYIVLGVALAIVLLAIVILLFVVARSRKKLAEKNKQIEQQAIKLQQTNSRLKNLSKFQESMTNMLVHDLKTPLNVIINYQAMKDMDSFDQLIQQSGHSMQTLIHNLLDVYKYKNSKLELHKENIQLGFVIRKALEEVSFLAKARNLSCKLELNIDFIIKVDYEIIKRVFVNLLTNAIKYTPANKTITLKIELLNSEQLSIQIHNPGPPIPEGKQELIFEYFKQAEDDTPEDIKSTGLGLNFCKIAVEAHSGQIGVKSTKKNGVTFWFTLPNVIKETQLTFPNIEETRNWFY, encoded by the coding sequence ATGGGAAAGAGGATGCTTTCACATAAAGTACATTTAACACATTGCCTCCTTCTGATTGCTTTTGTTTTTGCATCATTCTCGTCATCTGCACAAAATAATAAAATTGACAGTCTGCGCTACCAAGCTAACTCCACCTCTGATATTTCCGACAAGGTTGATAGCTATATAGATCTAGGCGAAATCTATACTTCTCAAAATATTGACTCGGCAATCCTCTATATTCGCAAGGCATCGGTAATTGCAAAAAACAATAAACTTCCGATAAAACTTGCTGAATCATACATTCAACTTGGCGACTTATATAGAAAGAATCAAGTTTCCGACTCCTCTATGTATTGCCTGCAAAAAGCATACGATATTGGGATTGAAGAGAAAAATTACGATTTACAATTGGAGAGTTTAAATAAAATAGGATATAATTACTACAAAAAAGGAAAATATACTGAGGCCTACAATTCGTATACTAAAGCTCAGAAAATTATAGACAAAACCAGCAAACCGGAATTAAAGGCAAAACTTTTTAACAACCTGGCGCTTTGGAATAAAGCACATAACAATAGTAGCATCGCACTGGAGTATTTTCAGGAAGCTCTTCAGATTAGCGAAAAAAATAAAGATTTAAAAGCAGTTGGCATTGTATCCAGCAATATAGGTTTATTGTACGAATCGCTTGATAAAACCGACGAAGCTTTAGAGTATCTGGAAAAATCACTTTCCATTCAAAATAAACGTCATGATAAAGTGCGGGAATCGTATGTTCACAACAATATAGGATTGGTTTACGAAAACCTTCAGGAATATGATAAAGCATTGGAACATTACCGTCAATCGCTGCAATTAAAAGAAGAAGCACACATAAAAAAAGGGATTGATCTATTGTATAATAACATTGCAATTATTTTTAAGAAACAGGGGCTTGTTGATTCTGCTTCTTTCTACGGTAACAAATCACTAAGTATTCGTATAGCTAATAATAATAAATTAGGTGAAGCGCGAACCCGCACATTGTTGGGGCAAACATACCTATTGCAAGGGAACACTAAAAAAGCAGAAAAAGAACTAACCAAGGCCTTACAACTGGCACAGAATTTAAAAGATTTAAGCTTTTTACAAAACCTACACTCTTCGCTTTTTAACTTGTACATGAATAATAAGGAGTACGAAAAAGCGATCGACCATTTGCTAAAAGCCAACGCATATAAAGATCAGATTTTTAATATTGAAAAAGAGAAAAACATTGCCGCCATTGATGCCAAATACAATTTATTAAACACCGAAAGCGAGAATATAAAGCTCTCTCATGAGATTGATTTAAACAAATCCAAACTAAAACGATACATCGTACTAGGAGTGGCATTAGCGATTGTACTTTTGGCAATTGTTATTTTATTATTTGTTGTTGCCCGCTCGCGAAAAAAACTGGCTGAGAAGAATAAACAAATAGAACAACAGGCAATAAAACTTCAACAAACAAACTCCAGATTAAAAAACCTGTCTAAGTTTCAGGAAAGCATGACCAACATGTTAGTTCATGATTTAAAAACCCCTTTAAATGTTATTATTAACTACCAAGCCATGAAAGACATGGATTCCTTCGATCAACTTATTCAACAATCAGGACATTCCATGCAAACCTTAATACATAACCTGCTTGATGTATACAAATACAAAAATTCGAAACTGGAATTGCACAAAGAAAATATTCAGTTAGGCTTCGTCATAAGAAAGGCATTAGAGGAAGTTTCGTTTCTGGCAAAAGCAAGAAACTTAAGTTGTAAACTGGAATTAAATATCGATTTTATAATTAAAGTTGATTACGAAATAATCAAGCGCGTATTTGTAAATCTACTAACCAATGCAATAAAATATACCCCTGCAAATAAAACAATAACACTAAAAATCGAACTTTTAAATTCGGAGCAGCTATCAATCCAGATTCATAATCCGGGGCCACCAATACCTGAAGGCAAACAAGAGTTAATTTTTGAATACTTTAAACAAGCCGAAGATGACACACCCGAGGACATAAAATCTACAGGTCTGGGATTAAATTTTTGCAAAATAGCAGTAGAAGCACACAGCGGACAGATTGGCGTTAAATCGACGAAAAAGAATGGTGTTACTTTTTGGTTTACTTTACCCAACGTTATAAAAGAAACTCAATTAACATTTCCAAATATCGAGGAAACACGGAATTGGTTTTACTAA